From a region of the Synechococcus sp. RS9916 genome:
- the folB gene encoding dihydroneopterin aldolase: protein MDAIHITDLRVWAHVGVLDHERLHGQWFSLDLTLRLDLTKAAKEDDLDSTADYSLAVQELQSLVATLKCQTIEHFSEQVLDLLEHLYGPVAMRVLLRKCAAPIPGFGGTVAVERHRHWTV, encoded by the coding sequence ATGGATGCCATTCACATCACCGATCTGCGCGTCTGGGCCCATGTCGGCGTGCTGGATCATGAGCGTCTCCATGGCCAGTGGTTTTCCCTCGACCTGACACTGCGCCTGGACCTCACCAAGGCCGCCAAAGAGGATGATCTCGACTCCACTGCGGATTACAGCCTGGCGGTGCAGGAGCTGCAGTCGTTGGTCGCCACGTTGAAGTGCCAGACCATCGAACATTTCAGTGAGCAGGTTTTGGACCTGCTTGAGCATCTCTACGGTCCTGTCGCGATGCGGGTGTTGCTGCGCAAGTGCGCTGCGCCCATTCCAGGATTTGGCGGTACGGTTGCTGTGGAACGTCATCGCCATTGGACGGTGTGA
- a CDS encoding triacylglycerol lipase: MDGVNTPRPLVLVHGLWDTPRLFRRLEQRLDQNGIARLVPHLPHRLGAVPLRDLARLLDGHIQARWGEQEIDLLGFSMGGVISRIWLQEFGGAQRCRRFISVGSPQQGTYTAQWIPRWLFAGLADMKRGSVLLNQLNADCSALQSVDCVSFYCRWDLMVVPGWQAVLPVGERHDVRVLTHQQLMAHPTALNQLMRTILQP; the protein is encoded by the coding sequence TTGGACGGTGTGAACACTCCCAGACCTCTGGTGCTGGTGCACGGTCTATGGGACACACCGCGGCTGTTTCGGCGTCTTGAGCAGCGCTTGGACCAGAACGGGATCGCTCGGCTTGTCCCACACCTGCCCCACCGTCTCGGAGCTGTTCCCCTGCGGGACTTGGCCAGATTGTTGGATGGCCATATCCAGGCCCGTTGGGGTGAGCAGGAGATCGATCTGCTGGGCTTCTCGATGGGTGGGGTGATCAGCCGCATCTGGCTTCAGGAATTCGGCGGTGCCCAGCGTTGCCGTCGTTTCATCAGTGTTGGCAGTCCTCAGCAGGGCACCTACACCGCGCAGTGGATTCCCCGTTGGTTGTTCGCTGGGCTCGCTGATATGAAACGGGGCAGTGTTTTGCTGAACCAACTCAACGCCGATTGCTCAGCGTTGCAGAGCGTGGATTGCGTCAGTTTTTACTGCCGTTGGGATCTGATGGTGGTGCCTGGGTGGCAGGCCGTGCTGCCGGTGGGTGAACGGCACGATGTGCGTGTGCTCACCCATCAGCAACTGATGGCCCATCCAACGGCTCTCAACCAATTGATGCGCACAATCTTGCAGCCTTAG
- a CDS encoding DUF6629 family protein encodes MCFSASASFTASAVLMPLGLYAHHLASNAERPGYKPLALVPFFFGVQQFVEGLQWTAIDNGGLEPLGSITAKGFLFFAYCFWMIWIPWSAWSISRSIDSRALQHRLKWVAIVATLLGIGFYIPVLFQSDLVQPAIESGRIHYQVDTAWHNFVNTEPIGQLVYWGFIVLPLVAVNDKAVKLFGVLIFISIFLTWFTYSVAFNSVWCFYCAVLSIVVIWIVNRPEMRRA; translated from the coding sequence ATGTGTTTTTCAGCTTCAGCCAGCTTCACAGCATCGGCAGTTCTGATGCCGCTGGGGTTGTATGCCCATCATTTGGCCTCGAATGCAGAACGTCCTGGATACAAGCCGCTGGCTCTGGTTCCCTTTTTCTTTGGAGTTCAGCAGTTTGTTGAAGGATTGCAGTGGACCGCCATCGACAACGGTGGTCTGGAACCACTGGGATCAATCACTGCCAAGGGGTTTCTGTTCTTCGCCTATTGCTTCTGGATGATCTGGATTCCATGGAGTGCCTGGTCGATCAGTCGAAGTATTGACTCGCGAGCGCTGCAACATCGTTTGAAATGGGTCGCCATCGTCGCCACGTTGTTGGGGATTGGCTTCTATATCCCTGTTCTGTTTCAGTCGGATCTGGTGCAGCCAGCGATTGAATCTGGCCGCATTCACTACCAGGTCGACACCGCTTGGCACAACTTCGTTAACACCGAACCGATTGGGCAATTGGTTTATTGGGGTTTCATTGTTCTCCCACTGGTGGCGGTGAATGACAAGGCTGTGAAGTTGTTTGGGGTGTTGATCTTTATCTCGATCTTCCTCACCTGGTTCACCTACAGCGTTGCCTTCAACTCCGTCTGGTGCTTCTACTGCGCAGTGCTCTCGATCGTCGTGATCTGGATTGTGAATCGGCCTGAGATGCGCCGAGCTTGA
- a CDS encoding arginine repressor, which yields MPDPLALSSAWGASPGDQTDIAPLLGLNAVLETSWLRKGISRDHFLTELLTDLHQRRLVPLLAMLPKRWRLGAAALPDHLRKLAELLEGGSVSPLLLAALADDLHHLFPVQDNATGATADALKRWTATTVQPGPDAAGQPLPQSLKAWKEQADHGQHEQAHNAAAGGLRQLGADLVWQNHGLQNLQSAASRWGNTLMAQVFNALGANHLPPSVRGTSGRDTPFLFEGVSTSQQLLELLRTRGWSCKARVRASVASFGLGASCPNTAATTTTWLQVPLAVPYRTGLLDQGEELEALLPHCSLELELTPPDAQAPTLLQYYQGTEGFNGWAAMNDLHRPWQNDRTNGSVAYPGEPIEAAQLDLALDLCDLMAAVHNSAATQGKLRTGGYGALGFCIDSTALIEQALTGRCHLFPLTLGGIWRERLREHLEQLLDQGLRVIDDTSVERYRQALDTLPCDLHLHGNACAGALERLRASQPAHSPFLLVRRLNGEEHRR from the coding sequence ATGCCTGATCCCCTGGCCCTGTCGTCAGCCTGGGGGGCAAGCCCTGGTGATCAAACCGATATCGCCCCCTTGCTGGGCTTGAACGCCGTTCTTGAAACCAGTTGGCTGCGAAAGGGCATCAGTCGGGACCATTTCCTGACCGAGCTGCTCACCGACCTCCACCAACGCCGCTTGGTGCCCTTGCTGGCGATGCTGCCCAAACGCTGGCGGCTGGGAGCGGCCGCGCTGCCCGACCATCTACGCAAGCTGGCGGAGCTGTTAGAAGGAGGCTCTGTCAGTCCACTGCTGCTGGCAGCGCTGGCGGATGACCTCCATCATCTCTTTCCGGTTCAAGACAACGCCACTGGAGCAACAGCTGACGCACTGAAACGGTGGACGGCCACCACGGTGCAACCTGGGCCTGACGCGGCAGGACAGCCCTTACCCCAATCGCTAAAAGCCTGGAAAGAGCAGGCCGATCACGGTCAGCACGAACAAGCGCACAACGCTGCCGCCGGTGGACTGCGACAACTCGGCGCCGATCTGGTCTGGCAGAACCATGGACTCCAGAATCTGCAGTCGGCCGCCAGCCGTTGGGGCAACACGCTGATGGCCCAGGTGTTCAATGCCCTTGGCGCCAATCACCTGCCGCCAAGCGTCAGGGGCACCAGCGGGCGCGACACCCCCTTCCTGTTCGAAGGCGTCAGCACGAGCCAGCAACTCCTGGAGCTGCTGCGGACACGCGGATGGTCCTGCAAAGCGCGCGTTCGGGCCAGCGTGGCCAGTTTCGGGCTGGGTGCCAGCTGTCCGAACACCGCAGCGACCACCACCACCTGGCTGCAGGTTCCCCTCGCTGTGCCCTATCGGACCGGCCTGCTTGATCAAGGCGAAGAGTTAGAGGCTCTGCTCCCCCATTGCAGCCTGGAGCTGGAGCTCACCCCTCCCGACGCGCAGGCCCCGACCCTGCTGCAGTACTACCAGGGCACCGAAGGCTTCAACGGTTGGGCCGCCATGAATGATCTGCACCGTCCCTGGCAGAACGACCGGACCAATGGCAGCGTTGCCTACCCCGGCGAGCCCATCGAGGCAGCTCAACTGGACCTCGCTCTCGACCTCTGCGATCTCATGGCCGCGGTTCACAACAGCGCTGCCACCCAGGGAAAGCTCCGCACCGGAGGCTATGGAGCCCTTGGGTTCTGCATTGACTCCACTGCCCTGATTGAGCAGGCCCTCACAGGTCGCTGCCATTTGTTTCCGCTCACCCTTGGGGGCATCTGGAGAGAACGGCTGCGCGAGCATCTCGAGCAATTGCTCGATCAGGGCCTGAGGGTCATCGATGACACCAGCGTGGAGCGCTATCGCCAAGCGCTCGACACGCTTCCCTGCGACCTGCACCTGCACGGCAACGCCTGCGCCGGAGCGCTGGAACGGCTACGGGCCAGCCAACCAGCCCACAGCCCCTTTCTGCTGGTGCGCCGGCTGAACGGTGAAGAGCACCGACGCTGA
- a CDS encoding M3 family metallopeptidase → MTTSSQPALLKGRGLPDYTAITPDQVSAEIPGLLKALEADFAALEQTLQDQLNQGQTLEWQAVMPPLQSIGERLRWSWGVVSHLNAVCNSPELREAHAAQQPEVVRFSNRLGQSAVLHQALEQLRNQSGASLDAAQCRILDAELLSMQQRGVGLQGEAQTAFNQASEQLAELSTSFSNHVLDATQAWSLVLHNIEEVAGLPDRALETLAAAARDAGDHHRNGQEATGEQGPWRLGLDMPRYIPFLTHAENRGLREKVYRAHVGRASQGDLDNSPLIESILRLRGEQASRLGYSHWAELSLASKMADDVNAVEALLEELRAAAKPAAEREIDALRDCARRHHAPEADDLQPWDVTYWAEKLRQEEFDLNQEALRPWFPLPQVLDGLFNLCSRLFGITIHAADSEAPVWHPDVRFFRVSDRDGTPLAAFYLDPYSRPASKRGGAWMDECLNRSRAEDGSMTLPVAYLICNQTTPTDTAPSLMSFEEVETLFHEFGHGLQHMLTTVNYPQAAGINNVEWDAVELPSQFMENWCLDRATLMGMARHWQTGEPLPEADYQKLLRARTFMSGCATLRQVHFALTDLRLHSQWTPKLGISPDALRRELAPATTVIPPIADDHFLCAFSHIFAGGYSAGYYSYKWAEVLSADAFSAFEEMGLDQEEQVQATGQRFRDTVLSLGGSRSPAEIYQAFRGRAASTDALIRQSGLTAAAA, encoded by the coding sequence ATGACCACCAGCAGCCAACCGGCCCTGCTCAAGGGCCGGGGCCTCCCCGACTACACGGCTATCACTCCCGATCAGGTGAGCGCCGAGATCCCGGGCCTGCTGAAAGCGCTCGAAGCCGACTTTGCAGCCCTTGAGCAAACGCTGCAAGACCAGCTCAACCAGGGGCAAACCCTCGAGTGGCAAGCGGTCATGCCACCGCTCCAATCGATCGGGGAACGCCTGCGCTGGAGCTGGGGTGTGGTCAGCCACCTCAACGCCGTCTGCAACAGCCCGGAACTGCGTGAAGCCCATGCAGCGCAGCAACCAGAGGTGGTGCGCTTCAGCAATCGCTTGGGGCAAAGCGCAGTTCTGCACCAAGCCCTGGAGCAGCTTCGCAACCAGTCCGGCGCGTCGCTTGATGCAGCCCAGTGTCGAATCCTTGATGCCGAGCTGCTGTCGATGCAGCAACGCGGCGTGGGTCTTCAGGGCGAAGCCCAGACGGCCTTCAACCAGGCCAGCGAACAGCTAGCAGAGCTCTCCACCAGCTTCAGCAATCACGTGCTGGATGCAACGCAGGCCTGGAGCCTGGTGCTGCACAACATCGAGGAGGTGGCAGGTCTGCCGGACCGGGCACTCGAAACCCTTGCAGCGGCAGCTCGCGATGCCGGAGACCACCATCGGAACGGCCAAGAGGCCACTGGTGAACAAGGCCCCTGGCGGCTCGGGCTCGACATGCCTCGCTACATCCCTTTCCTCACCCATGCCGAGAACCGGGGGCTGCGGGAGAAGGTTTATCGCGCCCATGTCGGCCGAGCCAGCCAGGGTGATCTCGACAACAGCCCACTGATCGAATCCATCCTGCGCCTGCGGGGGGAACAGGCGAGCCGACTGGGCTACAGCCATTGGGCCGAGCTCAGCCTGGCCAGCAAGATGGCCGATGACGTCAATGCCGTGGAAGCCCTGCTGGAAGAGCTTCGGGCTGCCGCCAAGCCTGCAGCCGAGCGGGAGATTGACGCACTACGCGACTGCGCCCGACGCCACCACGCGCCTGAAGCCGACGACCTCCAGCCCTGGGATGTGACCTACTGGGCTGAAAAACTCCGCCAGGAAGAGTTCGATCTCAATCAGGAAGCGCTGCGACCTTGGTTCCCTCTTCCCCAGGTGCTCGATGGTCTCTTCAATCTGTGCTCCAGGTTGTTTGGCATCACCATCCATGCCGCCGATAGCGAAGCTCCGGTCTGGCATCCGGATGTGCGCTTCTTCCGGGTCAGCGATCGCGATGGCACGCCGTTGGCGGCCTTCTATCTCGACCCCTACAGCCGACCAGCAAGCAAGCGCGGCGGCGCCTGGATGGATGAGTGCCTGAATCGCTCCCGTGCTGAGGACGGGTCCATGACCCTGCCGGTGGCCTATCTGATCTGCAATCAGACGACCCCGACAGACACCGCTCCCAGCCTGATGAGCTTCGAAGAGGTGGAAACCCTCTTCCACGAATTCGGCCACGGTCTCCAGCACATGCTGACCACGGTCAATTACCCCCAGGCCGCAGGAATCAACAACGTGGAGTGGGATGCCGTGGAACTTCCCTCCCAGTTCATGGAGAACTGGTGCCTCGATCGGGCCACATTGATGGGGATGGCGCGCCACTGGCAGACCGGCGAGCCCCTTCCGGAGGCCGACTACCAGAAACTGCTGCGGGCCCGCACGTTCATGTCGGGCTGCGCCACGCTGCGTCAGGTGCATTTCGCACTCACCGATCTGCGTCTTCACAGCCAATGGACTCCAAAACTGGGGATCAGCCCGGATGCCCTACGTCGTGAACTCGCCCCTGCCACCACGGTGATCCCGCCGATTGCAGACGATCACTTCCTCTGTGCCTTCAGCCACATTTTTGCGGGCGGCTATTCCGCTGGCTATTACTCCTACAAGTGGGCCGAGGTGCTCAGCGCCGACGCCTTCTCCGCCTTTGAAGAGATGGGCCTGGACCAGGAGGAGCAAGTGCAAGCGACCGGTCAGCGTTTCCGCGACACCGTTCTCAGCCTCGGTGGCAGCCGTTCCCCTGCGGAGATCTACCAGGCCTTCCGTGGCAGAGCCGCCAGCACTGACGCTCTGATTCGTCAGTCCGGCCTCACAGCAGCAGCGGCTTAA
- a CDS encoding NAD(P)H-quinone oxidoreductase subunit 4, with the protein MDANLPLIAASGESFPWLSVIVLLPAAAALLMPLLPGDESNPSPWPRNLALGVLAIDFVLMLVTFSQHFDAQDSSLQLVERLSWVPAIGLEWSVGADGLSMPLVVLSGLVTMLSVAASWKVQHKAKLYFGLLLVQAAAQALVFLSQDFLLFFLAWELELVPVYLLIAIWGGQNRQYAATKFILYTALASLLILISGLALALAGDSFTLNLTELATRSPGGTFGLLCYLGFLVGFGVKLPMFPLHTWLPDAHGEANAPVSMLLAGVLLKMGGYALLRFNVQMLPDAHLVLAPALIVLGIVNIIYGALNAFGQDNVKRRIACSSVSHMGFVLVGIGAIDALSLSGAMLQMISHGLIAAAMFFVTGSFYERTKTLSIPNMGGLAKVLPITFAFFLASSLASLALPGMSGFISEITIFLGVTSQTDFTIGFRVITIVAAAIGLVLTPIYLLSMCRRVFFGPRIPALAFVGDMNPRELVIGLTLLVPTLTIGVWPRVAMDVYEASTDALAETLSTHSLIALHNLLPLG; encoded by the coding sequence ATGGACGCCAATCTGCCGCTGATTGCTGCGTCCGGCGAGAGCTTCCCCTGGCTGTCTGTAATTGTGCTGCTCCCGGCAGCAGCAGCCCTGTTGATGCCCCTGCTCCCCGGCGACGAGAGCAACCCCTCCCCCTGGCCGCGCAATCTGGCCCTTGGCGTACTGGCCATTGATTTCGTCTTGATGCTGGTGACCTTCAGCCAGCACTTCGATGCGCAGGACTCATCCCTGCAGTTGGTGGAACGGCTGAGCTGGGTTCCGGCGATCGGGCTGGAATGGTCCGTCGGCGCCGACGGTCTGTCCATGCCATTGGTGGTGCTCAGCGGCCTGGTGACGATGCTGTCAGTGGCTGCGAGCTGGAAAGTTCAGCACAAGGCCAAGCTCTATTTCGGCCTGCTGCTCGTGCAAGCCGCAGCGCAGGCCCTGGTCTTTCTTTCCCAGGATTTCCTGCTCTTCTTCCTGGCTTGGGAACTTGAGTTGGTGCCGGTCTATCTCCTGATTGCGATCTGGGGCGGACAGAACCGCCAGTACGCCGCCACCAAATTCATCCTTTACACCGCTCTGGCATCACTGCTGATCCTGATCAGCGGTCTGGCCTTAGCCCTGGCTGGCGATTCCTTCACTCTCAACCTCACCGAACTGGCAACCCGCTCACCTGGGGGAACCTTCGGATTGCTCTGTTATCTGGGCTTCCTGGTGGGATTTGGGGTGAAACTTCCGATGTTCCCTCTCCACACCTGGCTACCTGACGCCCACGGCGAGGCCAATGCGCCCGTCTCGATGCTGCTGGCGGGGGTGCTGCTGAAGATGGGCGGCTATGCGCTGTTGCGCTTCAACGTGCAGATGTTGCCGGACGCCCACCTGGTGCTGGCCCCCGCCCTGATCGTGCTCGGCATCGTCAACATCATTTATGGCGCGCTTAACGCTTTCGGCCAAGACAACGTCAAGCGGCGGATCGCCTGCAGCTCAGTCAGCCACATGGGCTTTGTTCTGGTCGGAATCGGCGCGATTGACGCACTCAGCCTCAGTGGCGCCATGCTGCAGATGATCAGTCACGGGCTGATTGCCGCGGCCATGTTCTTCGTGACCGGCAGCTTCTACGAGCGCACCAAAACCCTGTCGATTCCTAACATGGGCGGGCTGGCCAAAGTGCTCCCGATCACCTTCGCGTTCTTCCTGGCCAGCTCCCTGGCGTCCCTCGCCCTGCCAGGCATGAGCGGATTCATCAGTGAGATCACCATCTTCCTCGGGGTGACCAGCCAGACCGACTTCACCATCGGCTTCCGCGTGATCACCATCGTGGCCGCTGCCATCGGCCTGGTGCTGACCCCGATCTATCTGCTCTCGATGTGCCGTCGCGTGTTCTTCGGGCCCAGGATTCCAGCGCTCGCCTTCGTCGGCGACATGAATCCCCGTGAGTTAGTGATAGGCCTCACCCTTCTGGTTCCCACGCTCACCATCGGCGTTTGGCCACGGGTCGCGATGGATGTCTACGAGGCCTCCACTGACGCTCTCGCCGAAACGCTTTCAACCCATAGCCTGATCGCACTTCACAATCTTCTGCCCCTGGGCTGA
- the thrB gene encoding homoserine kinase, with translation MVQPRIGQSVVVDVPATTANIGPGFDCLGAALDLNNRFTMRRIEGDGERFELIIEGQEGSHLRGGPDNLVYRAAQRVWKAAGEEPVGLEARVRLAVPPARGLGSSATAIVAGLVGANALVGEPLSREKLLELAIDIEGHPDNVVPSLLGGLCMTAKAASQRWRVVRCEWVPAVKAVVAIPAIRLSTSEARRAMPKSIPVGDAVVNLGALTLLLQGLRTGNGDLIADGMHDRLHEPYRWRLIKGGQEVRNAALQAGAWGCAISGAGPSILALCSEDKGPAVSQAMVRAWEAAGVASRAPLLNLQTTGSHWQPVTPE, from the coding sequence ATGGTGCAACCGCGCATCGGCCAGTCGGTGGTTGTGGATGTTCCTGCCACCACAGCCAACATCGGCCCAGGCTTCGACTGCCTCGGTGCCGCCCTTGATCTCAATAACCGGTTCACCATGCGCCGGATTGAAGGCGACGGTGAACGCTTTGAATTGATCATCGAAGGTCAGGAAGGCAGCCACTTGCGTGGCGGCCCCGACAACCTGGTCTATCGCGCAGCCCAGCGGGTCTGGAAAGCAGCAGGGGAAGAGCCGGTGGGGCTCGAAGCACGCGTCCGCCTGGCAGTCCCCCCTGCGCGGGGTCTGGGCAGTAGTGCCACCGCCATCGTGGCGGGCTTGGTGGGTGCCAATGCGCTGGTGGGCGAGCCCCTCAGCCGGGAAAAACTGCTCGAGCTGGCCATCGATATCGAAGGACATCCCGACAATGTGGTGCCATCACTGCTGGGCGGTTTGTGCATGACCGCGAAAGCCGCGTCCCAACGCTGGCGGGTGGTGCGCTGTGAGTGGGTGCCTGCGGTGAAGGCTGTGGTGGCCATCCCTGCGATTCGCCTGAGCACCAGCGAAGCCAGACGGGCGATGCCCAAGTCCATTCCCGTGGGGGATGCAGTCGTCAACCTTGGTGCCCTCACCCTGCTGCTGCAGGGACTGCGAACCGGTAATGGCGACCTCATCGCCGATGGCATGCACGACCGCTTGCATGAGCCCTACCGCTGGCGGCTGATCAAAGGAGGCCAAGAGGTCCGGAATGCAGCCCTCCAGGCCGGTGCCTGGGGGTGCGCCATCAGCGGTGCTGGTCCAAGCATCCTGGCGCTGTGCTCCGAAGACAAAGGCCCTGCCGTCAGTCAGGCGATGGTCAGAGCCTGGGAAGCCGCTGGTGTAGCAAGTCGAGCGCCGCTGCTCAACCTCCAAACAACAGGCAGCCACTGGCAACCCGTGACTCCTGAGTAG
- the glk gene encoding glucokinase: MAENTYLAGDLGGTKTLLSVYGAENGQLQPLFSQRYLSGEWQCLEDMLQQFLKDVPTEHPQPVTSCIAVAGPVSDGSAKLTNLPWMLSETALVAATGLARLELVNDFAVLIHGLPHFDQEQQVTLQAAKTNNPGPEGSRGPVAILGAGTGLGMARGISDANGWIALASEGGHREFAPRTDDEWHLASWLKADLDLDRLSIERIVSGTGLGHVMRWRLQRSDGAGHPLLRAAEAWRTRAVDDDDYQDLPALVGQAAQRGDALARSALDLWLGAYGSTAGDLALQELCTGGLWIGGGTAAKQLKGLQSASFLEPMRRKGRFRPLIESITVQAVIDPNAGLFSAACRARDLAAGMTAT, translated from the coding sequence ATGGCTGAGAACACCTATCTGGCTGGGGACTTGGGCGGCACCAAGACCCTGCTCTCGGTCTACGGCGCAGAGAACGGCCAGCTCCAGCCTCTCTTCAGCCAGCGTTACCTCTCAGGCGAGTGGCAATGCCTGGAAGACATGCTCCAGCAGTTCCTCAAGGACGTGCCCACCGAGCATCCGCAGCCTGTCACCAGCTGCATTGCCGTCGCTGGCCCCGTGAGCGATGGCAGCGCCAAGCTCACCAACTTGCCCTGGATGCTGAGCGAAACAGCTCTCGTGGCCGCCACGGGGCTGGCTCGACTCGAACTGGTCAACGATTTCGCCGTGCTGATCCATGGGCTGCCCCATTTCGATCAAGAGCAGCAAGTCACGCTGCAAGCAGCCAAAACAAACAACCCCGGTCCTGAAGGCAGCAGGGGACCCGTGGCGATTCTTGGTGCCGGCACAGGCCTTGGCATGGCGCGCGGGATCTCCGATGCCAATGGCTGGATCGCTCTTGCCAGCGAAGGAGGCCATCGCGAATTTGCACCACGCACCGACGACGAGTGGCATCTCGCCAGCTGGCTCAAAGCCGACCTCGACCTGGATCGCCTGTCGATTGAACGGATTGTCAGCGGCACAGGCCTCGGGCATGTGATGCGCTGGCGGCTGCAGCGAAGTGACGGTGCTGGGCACCCCTTGCTGCGCGCGGCGGAAGCCTGGCGGACCCGCGCGGTCGATGACGACGACTATCAGGATCTGCCGGCTCTCGTCGGACAAGCAGCCCAGCGAGGGGATGCCCTGGCCCGCAGCGCCCTTGACCTCTGGCTCGGTGCCTACGGCTCAACGGCCGGAGATCTGGCGCTCCAGGAGCTCTGCACGGGGGGGCTTTGGATTGGCGGCGGCACGGCCGCCAAACAACTCAAGGGCCTGCAATCAGCCTCATTCCTGGAGCCGATGCGACGCAAAGGCCGCTTCCGCCCCCTGATTGAAAGCATCACTGTGCAGGCGGTGATTGATCCCAATGCCGGATTATTCAGCGCGGCCTGCCGCGCCCGTGACCTGGCAGCCGGGATGACGGCGACCTGA
- a CDS encoding DUF1824 family protein — translation MSDLNVQTLADFGQLRTAPTLTTDQRRVLAEELVTAMGSFAWFTVGVMAPSSDEALEALRALERSLQWEAMTLEETTSETGPVFLKANQSSGAIRIRIEHGLGEGILISGHSNAPDQPGTTWGPLPLDFFA, via the coding sequence ATGAGCGACCTCAACGTCCAAACCCTGGCCGATTTCGGCCAGCTGCGCACCGCACCAACCCTGACGACCGATCAGCGCCGAGTCCTCGCTGAAGAACTGGTGACTGCGATGGGATCTTTCGCCTGGTTCACGGTTGGCGTGATGGCGCCCTCCAGTGATGAGGCGCTGGAAGCACTGCGAGCCCTTGAACGGTCTCTTCAATGGGAGGCAATGACCTTGGAAGAAACGACCTCCGAAACTGGTCCGGTCTTTCTCAAGGCGAACCAATCCAGTGGTGCCATCCGCATTCGGATTGAACACGGGCTTGGTGAAGGAATCCTGATCAGCGGCCACAGCAACGCACCGGATCAACCAGGCACCACCTGGGGCCCTCTCCCTCTCGATTTTTTCGCTTGA